A single genomic interval of bacterium harbors:
- a CDS encoding L,D-transpeptidase family protein, with protein MRGAGWVVVGVMLLVGCAARGPLQPGADLPPFTEAAFASKPGRVFTIPTPKPGEPPAVSVVGTITAYTVRDGDTLLDVARWYDLGLNELTAANPGVDVWVPPVGRRLVVPTSWVLPCCTYEGLVVNIPEMRLYFYEQAPGDPKTTIVRTYPVGLGRDDRRTPRRPFRVVGKTVNPTWNIPPRIRADRIREKGDRRSMIPGGHPDNPLGRYRFDLDISPYAIHGTNIPWGIGMQVSNGCARLYPEDVERLFPLVRIGTRGAFVYQPVKVGRRDGRLWIEAHEDLYAYRPALPAGASALLRRGGLRADAPAIERRVRDATGVPEPVGDDATGRRA; from the coding sequence GTGCGGGGCGCGGGATGGGTCGTCGTCGGGGTGATGCTGCTCGTCGGGTGCGCGGCCCGGGGGCCGCTGCAGCCGGGCGCGGATCTGCCGCCGTTCACCGAGGCGGCGTTCGCGAGCAAGCCGGGGCGGGTGTTCACCATTCCGACGCCGAAGCCGGGCGAGCCGCCCGCGGTCTCCGTGGTCGGCACGATCACGGCCTACACCGTGCGCGACGGCGACACGCTGCTCGACGTCGCGCGCTGGTACGACCTCGGCCTGAACGAGCTGACCGCGGCGAATCCCGGCGTCGACGTATGGGTGCCGCCCGTCGGCCGCCGGCTCGTCGTGCCGACGTCCTGGGTGCTGCCGTGCTGCACCTACGAGGGCCTCGTCGTGAACATCCCCGAGATGCGCCTCTACTTCTACGAGCAGGCCCCGGGCGATCCGAAGACGACGATCGTGCGCACGTACCCCGTCGGCCTCGGGCGCGACGACCGGCGCACGCCGCGGCGCCCGTTCCGCGTCGTCGGCAAGACCGTGAATCCGACCTGGAACATCCCGCCGCGCATCCGCGCCGACCGCATCCGCGAGAAGGGCGACCGCCGCAGCATGATTCCGGGCGGCCATCCCGACAATCCGCTCGGCCGCTATCGCTTCGACCTCGACATCTCGCCCTACGCGATCCACGGCACGAACATCCCGTGGGGCATCGGCATGCAGGTGAGCAACGGCTGCGCGCGGCTCTATCCCGAGGACGTCGAGCGGCTGTTCCCGCTCGTGCGCATCGGTACGCGCGGGGCGTTCGTCTATCAGCCGGTGAAGGTGGGCCGGCGCGACGGCCGGCTGTGGATCGAGGCGCACGAGGACCTCTACGCGTATCGGCCTGCGCTCCCCGCCGGCGCGAGCGCGTTGCTCCGCCGCGGCGGCCTGCGCGCCGACGCGCCGGCCATCGAGCGCCGCGTACGCGACGCCACCGGCGTCCCCGAGCCCGTCGGCGACGACGCCACGGGGCGCCGCGCGTGA